A DNA window from Setaria viridis chromosome 2, Setaria_viridis_v4.0, whole genome shotgun sequence contains the following coding sequences:
- the LOC117843301 gene encoding uncharacterized protein isoform X1 codes for MGEASPESGAAAAGGAAGPAPPRKGKSCKGCLYYSSVLKSRGYNPICVGIPRSIPQVPNYVVDEPKEEAMSQGHDLRQFRYGCAGYSMYVDNRDSRGGESEGKTLLPYCRGLELLVDSRLVEKQPSTAQQAPAHVSKDAATTRSHQEGQQRPAHLARQEFLGRFKRSAGLVASGVAKNLNKTANYIKENIQDIFYPDRRPPK; via the exons ATGGGTGAGGCATCGCCGGAgtccggcgccgcggcggccggaggtGCCGCtggtccggcgccgccgcgaaaAGGGAAGTCTTGCAAGGGCTGCCTCTACTACTCGTCGGTGCTCAAGTCCCGCGGCTACAACCCCATCTGTGTCGGGATCCCCCGCTCCATCCCCCAAG TTCCGAACTACGTGGTGGATGAGCCTAAGGAAGAGGCGATGTCTCAGGGGCATGATCTGAGGCAGTTCAGGTACGGGTGCGCGGGTTACTCCATGTACGTGGACAACAGGGACAGCAGAGGTGGCGAGAGCGAGGGCAAGACGTTGTTGCCGTATTGCCGGGGGCTTGAG CTATTGGTGGACAGCAGATTGGTCGAGAAACAACCGTCAACTGCACAACAAGCTCCAGCACATGTTTCAAAGGATG CAGCTACCACCCGCTCTCACCAGGAGGGACAACAGAGACCCGCGCACTTGGCGAGACAGGAATTCTTGGGA AGGTTTAAGAGGAGTGCCGGACTGGTCGCTTCAGGTGTGGCCAAGAATCTAAACAAAACGGCCAATTATATCAAGGAAAATATCCAGGACATATTTTACCCTGATCGCCGCCCACCGAAATAG
- the LOC117843301 gene encoding uncharacterized protein isoform X2 — protein sequence MGEASPESGAAAAGGAAGPAPPRKGKSCKGCLYYSSVLKSRGYNPICVGIPRSIPQVPNYVVDEPKEEAMSQGHDLRQFRYGCAGYSMYVDNRDSRGGESEGKTLLPYCRGLELLVDSRLVEKQPSTAQQAPAHVSKDATTRSHQEGQQRPAHLARQEFLGRFKRSAGLVASGVAKNLNKTANYIKENIQDIFYPDRRPPK from the exons ATGGGTGAGGCATCGCCGGAgtccggcgccgcggcggccggaggtGCCGCtggtccggcgccgccgcgaaaAGGGAAGTCTTGCAAGGGCTGCCTCTACTACTCGTCGGTGCTCAAGTCCCGCGGCTACAACCCCATCTGTGTCGGGATCCCCCGCTCCATCCCCCAAG TTCCGAACTACGTGGTGGATGAGCCTAAGGAAGAGGCGATGTCTCAGGGGCATGATCTGAGGCAGTTCAGGTACGGGTGCGCGGGTTACTCCATGTACGTGGACAACAGGGACAGCAGAGGTGGCGAGAGCGAGGGCAAGACGTTGTTGCCGTATTGCCGGGGGCTTGAG CTATTGGTGGACAGCAGATTGGTCGAGAAACAACCGTCAACTGCACAACAAGCTCCAGCACATGTTTCAAAGGATG CTACCACCCGCTCTCACCAGGAGGGACAACAGAGACCCGCGCACTTGGCGAGACAGGAATTCTTGGGA AGGTTTAAGAGGAGTGCCGGACTGGTCGCTTCAGGTGTGGCCAAGAATCTAAACAAAACGGCCAATTATATCAAGGAAAATATCCAGGACATATTTTACCCTGATCGCCGCCCACCGAAATAG